In one Streptomyces sp. NBC_00597 genomic region, the following are encoded:
- a CDS encoding HAD-IA family hydrolase, producing the protein MISVIFDLDGTLVDSEPNYYESGRRTLARHGIPDFTWEQHARFIGISTLETLEVLKDRYGIPEPVEELLSEQNAAYLELARTGTEAFPEMRRFVERLHTERVPMAVASGSSREAIDAVLAGTGLDALLTTAVSAEEVPHGKPAPDVFLEAARRLGAAPADCVVVEDAAPGAQAAHAAGMACMAIPYVPTTADDPAFATAALLFRSGHSEFTAETAYAWLCEHPAV; encoded by the coding sequence ATGATTTCCGTCATATTCGATCTCGACGGCACCCTCGTGGACAGCGAACCGAACTACTACGAGTCCGGGCGGCGGACCCTGGCGCGGCACGGAATCCCCGATTTCACCTGGGAACAACACGCCCGCTTCATCGGCATCAGCACGCTGGAGACGCTGGAGGTCCTGAAGGACCGGTACGGGATCCCGGAGCCGGTGGAAGAGCTCCTGTCCGAGCAGAACGCCGCCTATCTGGAGCTGGCCCGGACCGGGACCGAGGCGTTCCCCGAGATGCGCAGGTTCGTGGAGCGGCTGCACACGGAGCGCGTCCCGATGGCGGTGGCGTCCGGGTCCTCGCGCGAGGCGATCGACGCGGTGCTGGCCGGAACGGGCCTGGACGCGCTGCTGACCACGGCGGTCTCGGCCGAGGAGGTGCCGCACGGCAAGCCCGCCCCCGACGTCTTCCTCGAAGCGGCCCGCCGGCTCGGCGCAGCCCCCGCCGACTGCGTGGTCGTCGAGGACGCAGCCCCGGGCGCGCAGGCAGCCCACGCGGCCGGCATGGCCTGCATGGCGATCCCGTACGTACCCACCACCGCCGACGACCCGGCATTCGCGACGGCCGCCCTGCTCTTCCGCTCCGGGCACTCGGAGTTCACCGCGGAGACCGCCTACGCGTGGCTCTGCGAGCACCCGGCCGTCTGA
- a CDS encoding caspase family protein gives MGSGRYLHLPPEEQLASVPSDIREVSALFGSFGYVPVLVGLGEYDGAEQLRQKLRHWSADTALTGEDVVVVYFAGHGAVEERDRHYLLCWDSQDANLAATALATEDLVRTLCKGGLRHLLLILDTCSAGAGSADASAVALQTIVYRGAAADTSAGLWFLASARRKDVADDGAFVAALGTAIDTTTERTGQRQQYLDLTELVKAVNERFEAEGRGQRAELASGLVTGLAPFLANVGYREELPPLGTDLEVQRRVVARDLSEHFGPRSRGVEFESEQGLYFSGRVTVLSELVGWLTASDGDGRGRVVTGSPGCGKSAVLGRIVALSDPAYRARLDLTGGDPRTVVPERCVTAAVHARHKRLEEVVDRIAAALGTEADGAAALLQELTRRGRQGPPLIIVVDAVDEAGSDTAADAGGHGEPRRITRELLRPMSEIQGVRLLVGTRHELVTPLGPTFVCMDLDREEYRAGREDVTGYVARVLLAAEEADVRTPYRGRPELARAVARGVADKAAGVYLYARTTARTLRSDETAVDITKPGWAEALPSEVGEAFDDYLARFGPDEPRVRRMLLALAFSEGKGLPRGRVWTALSSVISGVPCEEQDVSWLLDVAEAYIAEVVDDDRRSVYRLYHKALAEHLRATADRPPAEIQQSVVDALRSLVPGAAEGHPDWFAAVAYVRQHLATHAAEAGRLAELVEDPGFLLACEPLSLLRAFAAIEGEGARRVRGAYEQVAHRLTADRPLGERAADLQLSARRCGADRLADQVEELAVIRPWSARWAWWSTSGVHRLLAGHARTVACVAVGLLDGRPIAVTGSMDRTARVWDLQAQRQIGDPLPVGIAVSAIAIGELGDYTVALTGGDDGVVRIWDLSAGQEYGAPLTGHTNRVESIVVGAVRGHPVVLTASADGTARVWDLVERRQLGRDLSAHRRSVRAADLGELDGRPIAVTGGEDKAVHVWDLSGILDGGDARLDGSPLIGPAMAVTAVCATELDGRTVALVGDEAGMLSRWDLAERRQIGEPVMAHVHITRSGVFSASVGGLRGRPVALTSGTRSARLWDLRTLQPLAHQLRGHVEDIRAAALAHHGEAAFAVTVGDDRTARIWDLTADQPPEGHTQPVSAIAFCAGPGRPLAVTGSEDGTARVWDLHTREQLGAPMEGHTGQVTAVACEMVHVRPRVATGGSDTTVRLWDPLRGPGEDLVLAGHTNAVRCLAFGELDGRSVVVSGSEDGTARVWDAASGTPVGVPLAGHVGGIRRLAVRRAGRGMEIVLSTSLGHAYLWQLTADGAAPAARRAAHFEVMDLTLSARIVGVGFHHSRAVVLASLAGNNVHVHDVADGKLLAGPFRGHTGFVMAGTLGQMGGESVLATSGLDNAVRIWNVETGAPFGPPLEVFCSRGPLGADTPPVFGHSGGLPVVITAGSLDVRVWDLAALHPIGEPLCGVEQTLVSADIVAGEHGRDLVVTGGLDGAVRVHDLADGRQVAPQFTFDTLALSHVTADRPGGNTVVVRSSWMYTDVWTLEPRRRLVKRPGTSLRAATYALGDRRIVVSVSGDFALHAWDLETQSPLGVPMTGHTSVITGLRTGLVGGTHTVASSSYDGTVRLWDLETGRPLAEPLGGHELGATGLELARRRARTSSSPDRATAACASTPTRAAGGCARSCRRSPPWSAPSASSTSGASPRSSPPTSTV, from the coding sequence ATGGGCAGCGGCAGGTACCTGCACCTTCCCCCCGAAGAGCAGCTCGCCTCCGTCCCCTCCGACATCCGTGAGGTGTCAGCGCTCTTCGGGTCCTTCGGCTACGTCCCGGTCCTCGTCGGACTCGGTGAGTACGACGGCGCTGAGCAGCTGCGCCAGAAGCTCCGCCACTGGTCCGCCGACACCGCGCTCACGGGCGAGGACGTCGTGGTGGTCTACTTCGCCGGACACGGCGCCGTGGAAGAGCGCGACCGGCACTACCTGCTCTGCTGGGACTCGCAGGACGCCAACCTCGCTGCCACTGCCCTGGCCACCGAGGACCTCGTCCGCACCCTCTGCAAGGGCGGCCTGCGCCACCTGCTGCTGATCCTCGACACCTGTTCTGCGGGCGCGGGCAGCGCGGACGCCTCCGCCGTCGCTCTGCAGACCATCGTGTACCGGGGCGCGGCCGCCGACACCTCCGCCGGCCTCTGGTTCCTGGCCTCGGCCCGCCGCAAGGACGTCGCCGACGACGGCGCCTTCGTGGCTGCGCTAGGAACGGCGATCGACACTACGACCGAACGCACCGGACAGCGTCAGCAATACCTTGACCTGACCGAGCTCGTGAAGGCAGTCAACGAACGCTTCGAAGCCGAAGGCCGCGGGCAGCGGGCAGAACTGGCCAGTGGCCTGGTCACGGGTCTCGCGCCCTTCCTCGCCAACGTCGGCTACCGCGAAGAGTTACCGCCGCTCGGTACCGACCTGGAGGTCCAGCGTCGCGTCGTCGCCCGCGACCTCAGCGAGCACTTCGGCCCCCGCTCGCGCGGCGTGGAGTTCGAGTCCGAGCAGGGCCTCTACTTCAGCGGCCGCGTGACCGTGCTGTCCGAGCTGGTGGGCTGGCTGACGGCCTCCGACGGCGACGGGCGGGGACGGGTCGTCACCGGCAGCCCGGGATGCGGCAAGTCCGCGGTCCTCGGCCGGATCGTGGCCCTTTCCGACCCGGCGTACCGGGCCCGGCTGGACCTCACGGGCGGGGATCCGCGTACCGTCGTCCCCGAGCGCTGTGTCACCGCCGCCGTACACGCCCGTCACAAACGGCTCGAAGAGGTGGTGGACCGGATCGCCGCCGCGCTCGGCACCGAGGCCGACGGCGCGGCCGCCCTGCTCCAGGAGCTCACCCGGCGCGGTCGCCAGGGGCCGCCGTTGATCATCGTCGTCGACGCCGTGGACGAGGCCGGCTCGGACACCGCCGCGGACGCCGGGGGCCACGGTGAGCCCCGCCGGATCACCCGTGAGTTGCTGCGCCCCATGTCGGAGATCCAGGGTGTGCGCCTGCTCGTCGGTACCCGGCACGAGCTCGTCACCCCGCTCGGTCCCACCTTCGTCTGCATGGACCTGGACCGCGAGGAGTACCGGGCCGGGCGCGAGGACGTCACCGGGTATGTGGCCCGGGTCCTGCTCGCCGCCGAGGAGGCCGACGTACGCACCCCCTACCGCGGTCGTCCCGAACTGGCCCGGGCGGTGGCGCGCGGTGTGGCCGACAAGGCTGCCGGGGTGTACCTGTACGCCCGCACCACGGCCCGTACGCTGCGCTCCGACGAGACCGCCGTCGACATCACGAAGCCGGGCTGGGCCGAGGCACTGCCCAGCGAGGTCGGCGAAGCCTTCGACGACTACCTGGCCCGCTTCGGCCCCGACGAGCCCCGGGTCCGGCGGATGCTGCTGGCGCTGGCCTTCTCGGAGGGCAAGGGGCTGCCGCGAGGTCGGGTGTGGACCGCACTGAGCTCGGTGATCTCCGGCGTGCCCTGCGAGGAGCAGGACGTCAGCTGGCTGCTCGACGTCGCGGAGGCGTACATCGCGGAAGTCGTGGACGACGACCGGCGCTCGGTGTACCGGCTCTACCACAAGGCCCTGGCCGAGCACTTGCGCGCTACGGCCGACCGGCCGCCCGCCGAGATCCAGCAGTCGGTGGTGGACGCGTTGCGGTCGCTGGTTCCCGGAGCGGCCGAGGGACACCCGGACTGGTTCGCCGCTGTGGCGTACGTGCGCCAGCACTTGGCCACGCACGCGGCGGAGGCGGGCCGGCTCGCCGAACTGGTCGAGGACCCCGGCTTCCTGCTGGCCTGCGAACCGCTGTCGCTCCTGCGGGCGTTCGCCGCCATCGAGGGCGAGGGGGCCCGCCGGGTCCGGGGCGCCTACGAACAGGTCGCCCACCGGCTCACCGCCGACCGCCCGCTCGGCGAACGCGCCGCCGACCTCCAGTTGTCGGCCCGGCGCTGCGGGGCGGACCGGCTCGCCGACCAGGTGGAGGAACTCGCCGTCATCCGGCCCTGGTCGGCACGCTGGGCCTGGTGGTCGACGAGCGGGGTCCACCGGCTGCTGGCCGGGCACGCCCGTACGGTGGCCTGCGTGGCGGTCGGCCTCCTTGACGGCCGCCCCATCGCCGTCACCGGCAGCATGGACCGCACGGCCCGCGTCTGGGACCTCCAGGCGCAGCGTCAGATCGGCGACCCGCTGCCGGTCGGCATCGCTGTGAGCGCCATCGCCATCGGTGAACTGGGCGACTACACCGTGGCGCTGACGGGAGGAGACGACGGGGTCGTCAGGATCTGGGACCTTTCCGCCGGCCAGGAGTACGGTGCGCCGCTCACGGGCCACACCAACCGCGTCGAGTCCATCGTGGTCGGTGCGGTGCGCGGTCACCCAGTGGTGCTGACCGCCAGCGCGGACGGCACCGCCCGGGTGTGGGACCTGGTCGAGCGCCGCCAGCTCGGGCGTGATCTCAGCGCCCACCGCCGCTCCGTGCGCGCGGCGGACCTGGGCGAGCTCGACGGCCGGCCCATCGCCGTCACCGGTGGCGAGGACAAGGCCGTCCACGTCTGGGACCTCTCCGGGATCCTCGACGGCGGTGACGCCCGCCTCGACGGCAGCCCGCTGATCGGCCCGGCGATGGCGGTCACGGCGGTGTGCGCGACGGAGCTCGACGGCCGGACCGTGGCGCTGGTCGGCGACGAGGCGGGCATGCTCAGCCGCTGGGACCTCGCCGAGCGCCGCCAGATCGGCGAGCCGGTGATGGCGCACGTCCACATCACCCGCAGCGGGGTGTTCTCCGCTTCGGTCGGCGGACTCCGGGGCAGGCCCGTGGCGTTGACCAGCGGCACCCGCAGCGCCCGCCTGTGGGACCTGCGTACCCTGCAACCCCTCGCCCATCAGCTGCGCGGCCATGTGGAAGACATCAGGGCTGCGGCGCTCGCCCATCACGGCGAGGCCGCGTTCGCGGTGACGGTCGGCGACGACCGGACGGCCCGGATTTGGGACCTGACGGCGGACCAGCCACCGGAAGGCCACACCCAGCCCGTCTCCGCCATCGCCTTCTGCGCCGGGCCCGGCCGCCCGTTGGCCGTCACCGGGAGCGAGGACGGCACGGCCCGCGTCTGGGACCTGCACACCCGTGAGCAGCTCGGCGCCCCGATGGAGGGCCACACGGGGCAGGTTACGGCGGTGGCTTGCGAGATGGTCCACGTCCGACCGAGGGTGGCCACGGGCGGTTCCGACACCACCGTCCGCCTGTGGGACCCGCTGCGCGGTCCCGGCGAGGACCTGGTGTTGGCCGGGCACACCAACGCGGTGCGCTGTCTCGCCTTCGGCGAGCTGGACGGCAGGTCCGTCGTGGTCAGCGGCAGCGAGGACGGCACGGCCCGGGTCTGGGACGCCGCCTCCGGTACGCCCGTCGGCGTCCCGCTGGCCGGTCACGTGGGCGGTATCCGGCGCCTGGCCGTGCGCCGCGCGGGGCGCGGGATGGAGATCGTGCTGTCCACCTCCCTGGGCCACGCCTACCTGTGGCAGCTCACAGCTGACGGCGCCGCCCCCGCCGCCCGGAGAGCGGCCCACTTCGAAGTCATGGACCTGACCCTGTCCGCCCGGATCGTGGGAGTGGGCTTCCACCACTCGCGCGCCGTCGTCCTGGCCTCGCTCGCGGGGAACAACGTGCACGTCCACGACGTGGCCGACGGGAAGCTGCTGGCGGGACCCTTCCGCGGTCACACCGGATTCGTGATGGCGGGCACCCTCGGGCAGATGGGGGGAGAGTCCGTCCTCGCCACCAGCGGCCTCGACAACGCGGTGCGGATCTGGAACGTGGAGACGGGGGCCCCGTTCGGACCACCCCTGGAGGTGTTCTGCTCGCGGGGCCCGCTCGGCGCCGACACCCCTCCGGTCTTCGGCCATTCGGGCGGGCTGCCCGTCGTCATCACCGCCGGTTCCTTGGACGTGCGGGTCTGGGACCTCGCCGCCCTGCACCCGATCGGAGAGCCGCTGTGCGGAGTGGAACAGACCCTGGTCTCCGCCGACATCGTCGCCGGTGAGCACGGTCGCGATCTGGTCGTGACGGGAGGGCTCGACGGCGCCGTTCGCGTCCATGACTTGGCGGACGGCCGGCAGGTGGCGCCGCAGTTCACGTTCGACACGCTGGCCCTCAGCCATGTCACGGCGGACCGCCCGGGCGGGAACACCGTGGTGGTACGGAGCAGCTGGATGTACACGGACGTGTGGACCCTGGAGCCGCGCCGCCGGCTGGTGAAGCGGCCCGGTACCTCGCTGCGGGCCGCGACGTACGCACTGGGCGACCGCCGGATCGTGGTCTCGGTCTCCGGCGACTTCGCCCTGCACGCCTGGGACCTGGAGACCCAGTCGCCGCTCGGCGTCCCCATGACCGGCCACACCTCCGTCATCACCGGGCTGCGCACCGGTCTCGTGGGCGGGACGCATACCGTCGCCAGCAGCTCCTACGACGGCACCGTCCGGCTCTGGGACCTGGAGACGGGCCGCCCGCTCGCCGAGCCGCTCGGCGGACACGAGCTCGGTGCCACCGGACTCGAACTGGCCCGACGGCGGGCGAGGACCTCGTCGTCACCGGATCGGGCGACGGCAGCCTGCGCGTCCACACCTACCAGGGCGGCTGGCGGCTGCGCACGGAGCTGCCGCCGTTCTCCGCCGTGGTCGGCGCCATCCGCGTCATCGACGTCCGGGGCGTCGCCACGCTCATCGCCGCCGACCAGCACGGTCTGA
- a CDS encoding FAD-dependent oxidoreductase, translating into MVRGAEAVDVVVVGAGQAGLSSAYHLARAGIEHVVLDHAPRPGGAWQFRWPSLTYGKVHGMHALPGMELTDADPLRPSSAVIGEYFGAYEDRFGMRVRRPVDVTAVRDGGDGRLRVESSAGTWSARALINATGTWDRPFWPRYPGQETFRGRQLHTANYPGPQEFAGARVIVVGGGTSAVQHLLEMAEEAAETTWVTRRPPVFRDGSFGEAEGRAAVALVDERVRRGLPPQSVVSVTGLPLNEAVRAGLASGVLDRRPAFDRITATGVAWADGRQVEADVILWATGFRAAIDHLAPLHLREPGGGIRVEGTRAVRDERIHLVGYGPSASTIGANRAGGAAVRGIRRLLGRGTGGSASADGGRDRAATRYV; encoded by the coding sequence ATGGTGCGGGGTGCGGAGGCCGTCGACGTGGTGGTCGTCGGCGCTGGTCAGGCGGGCTTGTCCAGTGCGTACCACTTGGCGCGGGCGGGGATCGAGCACGTGGTGCTCGACCACGCGCCGCGTCCCGGCGGCGCATGGCAGTTCCGCTGGCCCTCGCTGACGTACGGCAAGGTGCACGGGATGCACGCGCTGCCGGGCATGGAGCTCACGGACGCCGACCCGCTGCGGCCGTCCTCTGCGGTGATCGGCGAGTACTTCGGCGCCTACGAGGACCGGTTCGGGATGCGCGTACGCCGACCGGTGGACGTCACCGCCGTACGGGACGGCGGCGACGGGCGGCTTCGGGTGGAGTCCTCGGCCGGGACCTGGTCCGCGCGGGCCTTGATCAACGCGACCGGGACCTGGGACCGGCCGTTCTGGCCCCGCTACCCGGGCCAGGAGACCTTCCGGGGCCGCCAGTTGCACACCGCGAACTACCCGGGTCCGCAGGAGTTCGCCGGGGCGCGGGTGATCGTCGTGGGCGGCGGCACCTCGGCGGTGCAGCACCTACTGGAGATGGCCGAGGAGGCGGCGGAGACCACCTGGGTGACGCGTCGGCCCCCGGTGTTCCGCGACGGGAGCTTCGGCGAGGCCGAGGGCCGGGCCGCGGTGGCCCTGGTCGACGAGCGGGTGCGCCGGGGCCTGCCCCCGCAGAGCGTGGTCAGCGTGACCGGGCTCCCGCTGAACGAGGCCGTCCGGGCCGGGCTGGCCTCGGGAGTGCTGGACCGGCGGCCCGCGTTCGACCGGATCACGGCGACGGGCGTCGCCTGGGCGGACGGGCGGCAGGTGGAAGCCGATGTGATCCTGTGGGCCACCGGATTCCGGGCCGCCATCGACCACCTGGCCCCGCTGCACCTGCGCGAACCCGGCGGCGGCATCCGGGTCGAGGGCACCCGGGCGGTCCGGGACGAGCGGATCCACCTGGTCGGATACGGCCCGTCGGCATCGACGATCGGCGCCAACCGCGCGGGCGGAGCCGCCGTCCGCGGGATCCGCCGCCTGCTCGGCCGTGGCACCGGCGGCTCCGCCAGCGCCGACGGCGGCCGCGACCGGGCCGCCACCCGCTACGTCTAG
- the mltG gene encoding endolytic transglycosylase MltG encodes MRHEYRPPRRRSRLTRRGRLALFLGMLLAIGAAALLPLLRSAEAPEKPRQLTIPEGWRAPQVYAAIDRELKLPAGSTKAAVPTAGLALPAEAKGNPEGFLFPATYPVTSKSTPSTVLAYMVQTANQKLATKTVADGAKTHGMTPYQTATLASIIEAEAESRADQGKVARVVHNRLARSMPLQMDSTINYALNRSTVDTKLSETRIDSPFNTYERQGLPPTPIDSPGLEAIAAAVAPTPGDWLFFVTVKRGDTRFSATYEEHKKHVAEFNRIRAAAGASSGASPGAGAGGHAARAQAGPRAG; translated from the coding sequence ATGCGTCATGAGTACCGGCCGCCACGGCGTCGTTCCCGGCTCACCCGCCGGGGCCGTCTGGCGCTCTTCCTCGGCATGCTGCTCGCCATCGGTGCGGCCGCACTGCTTCCGCTGCTGCGGAGCGCGGAAGCTCCCGAGAAGCCGCGCCAGTTGACCATTCCCGAGGGCTGGCGGGCGCCGCAGGTGTACGCGGCGATCGACCGCGAGCTGAAACTCCCGGCAGGTTCCACCAAGGCGGCCGTCCCCACGGCCGGTCTGGCCCTCCCCGCGGAGGCGAAGGGCAACCCAGAGGGCTTCCTGTTCCCGGCGACGTACCCGGTGACATCGAAGTCCACGCCCTCCACCGTGCTCGCGTACATGGTGCAGACGGCCAATCAGAAGCTCGCGACCAAGACCGTCGCCGACGGTGCCAAGACGCACGGGATGACCCCCTACCAGACGGCCACGCTCGCCAGCATCATCGAGGCGGAAGCCGAATCCCGAGCCGACCAGGGCAAGGTCGCCCGGGTGGTGCACAACCGGCTGGCGCGGTCGATGCCCCTCCAGATGGACTCCACCATCAACTACGCGCTGAACCGCAGCACGGTGGACACCAAGCTCAGCGAGACCCGGATCGACAGCCCCTTCAACACCTATGAACGCCAAGGGCTCCCGCCGACGCCGATCGACAGCCCCGGCCTGGAGGCCATCGCCGCTGCCGTCGCGCCGACGCCCGGTGATTGGCTGTTCTTCGTCACCGTGAAGCGTGGGGACACCCGTTTCTCGGCGACGTACGAGGAGCACAAGAAGCACGTCGCGGAGTTCAACCGCATCCGGGCCGCTGCCGGTGCCAGTTCAGGTGCCAGTCCAGGCGCAGGAGCCGGTGGCCATGCCGCGCGCGCCCAGGCGGGCCCCCGCGCCGGCTAG
- a CDS encoding ABC transporter ATP-binding protein has translation MRPEEPKWTPSKEALDPNRPAPDEQPRELRRIVGLFRPYRGRLAVVGLLVCASSLVAVASPFLLKAILDVAIPQGRTGLLTLLAFGMILTAVVTSVFGVLQTLISTTVGQRVMHDLRTAVYAQLQRMPLAFFTRTRTGEVQSRIANDIGGMQATVTSTATSLVSNLTAVIASIVAMLALDWRLTLVSLLLLPLFVWISRRVGRERKKITLQRQKQMAAMAATVTESLSVSGILLGRTMGRADSLTRSFSDESERLVGLEVRSSMAGRWRMSTIGIVMAAMPALIYWAAGMALQSGAPSLSVGTLVAFVTLQQGLFRPAVSLLSTGVQIQTSLALFGRIFEYLDLPVDIIEREDAVRLDRAKGEVRLEDVHFAYDAKHGPTLEGIDITVPAGGSLAVVGPTGSGKSTLSYLVPRLYDVTGGRVALDGVDVRDLDFDSLARSIGVVSQETYLFHASVADNLRFAKPDATDEEIAEAARAAQIHEHIESLPDGYDTLVGERGYRFSGGEKQRLAIARTILRDPPVLILDEATSALDTRTEHAVQRAIDNLSQGRTTITIAHRLSTVRDADQIVVLDKGRIAERGTHEELLEADGRYAALVRRDREAALPPEVATTRVVREISVAKADGPAEGTAQPAPVKV, from the coding sequence ATGCGCCCCGAAGAGCCGAAATGGACCCCATCGAAAGAAGCACTCGACCCCAACCGCCCCGCGCCCGACGAGCAGCCGCGTGAGCTGCGCCGGATCGTGGGTCTGTTCCGCCCCTACCGGGGCCGCCTCGCCGTCGTCGGACTGCTCGTCTGCGCCTCGTCGCTCGTCGCGGTGGCTTCGCCGTTCCTGCTGAAGGCGATCCTGGACGTCGCCATCCCGCAGGGGCGTACCGGGCTGCTCACCCTGCTGGCGTTCGGAATGATCCTGACCGCCGTCGTCACCAGCGTCTTCGGCGTGCTCCAGACCCTGATCTCCACCACCGTCGGCCAGCGCGTCATGCACGACCTGCGCACCGCCGTGTACGCCCAGCTCCAGCGGATGCCGCTGGCCTTCTTCACCCGCACCCGGACCGGCGAGGTGCAGTCCCGCATAGCCAACGACATCGGCGGCATGCAGGCGACCGTCACTTCCACCGCGACCTCTCTCGTCTCCAACCTGACGGCAGTGATCGCCTCGATCGTCGCGATGCTGGCACTCGACTGGCGGCTCACCCTCGTCTCGCTGCTCCTGCTGCCGCTGTTCGTGTGGATCAGCCGCCGGGTCGGCCGCGAGCGCAAGAAGATCACCCTGCAACGGCAGAAGCAGATGGCCGCCATGGCCGCGACGGTCACCGAATCGCTGTCGGTGAGCGGCATCCTGCTCGGTCGCACCATGGGCCGCGCCGACTCGCTGACCCGGTCCTTCTCCGACGAGTCCGAGAGGCTCGTCGGCCTTGAGGTGCGCTCCAGCATGGCCGGGCGCTGGCGCATGTCCACCATAGGCATCGTCATGGCCGCCATGCCCGCGCTCATCTACTGGGCCGCCGGCATGGCGCTCCAGTCGGGCGCCCCCTCGCTCTCGGTCGGCACCCTCGTCGCCTTCGTCACGCTCCAGCAGGGCCTGTTCCGGCCCGCCGTGAGTCTGCTGTCGACCGGAGTGCAGATCCAGACCTCGCTCGCCTTGTTCGGCCGGATCTTCGAGTACCTCGACCTGCCGGTGGACATCATCGAGCGCGAGGACGCGGTGCGCCTGGACCGGGCCAAGGGCGAGGTCCGCCTGGAGGACGTGCACTTCGCGTACGACGCCAAGCACGGGCCCACGCTGGAGGGCATCGACATCACCGTCCCGGCCGGCGGGTCGCTCGCCGTGGTCGGCCCGACCGGCTCCGGCAAGAGCACCCTGAGCTACCTCGTGCCTCGGCTCTACGACGTGACCGGCGGCCGGGTCGCCCTTGACGGGGTGGACGTGCGCGACCTCGACTTCGACTCGTTGGCCCGCTCCATAGGCGTGGTGTCCCAGGAGACCTACCTCTTCCACGCCTCGGTCGCGGACAACCTCCGCTTCGCGAAGCCGGACGCCACCGACGAGGAGATCGCCGAAGCGGCCCGGGCTGCCCAGATCCACGAGCACATCGAGTCCCTGCCCGACGGATACGACACCCTGGTCGGGGAGCGCGGCTACCGCTTCTCCGGAGGCGAGAAGCAGCGCCTCGCCATTGCCCGCACCATCCTGCGCGACCCGCCGGTGCTGATCCTCGACGAGGCCACCAGTGCCCTCGACACCCGCACCGAGCATGCCGTGCAGCGGGCCATCGACAACCTGTCCCAAGGCCGCACCACGATCACCATCGCGCACCGGCTCTCCACCGTCCGCGATGCCGACCAGATCGTCGTCCTGGACAAGGGGCGGATCGCCGAGCGCGGTACGCATGAGGAACTGCTGGAGGCGGACGGCCGGTACGCGGCCCTGGTCCGCCGGGACCGGGAAGCCGCACTCCCGCCGGAGGTAGCCACGACCCGGGTCGTCCGCGAGATATCGGTGGCCAAGGCCGACGGGCCGGCCGAGGGGACCGCGCAGCCGGCGCCGGTAAAGGTGTGA
- a CDS encoding MarR family transcriptional regulator → MRTASETDSTDGVLAEQLLRLTRRLHRIQKRHLEPLGITPAQSRLLRLVSHYDGEQPPRMADLAARLEVVPRAVTTLVDGLEAAECVRRAPDPANRRVIRIELTDTGRATLRRLRNARTDAAEEILAPLTAEQRDVLGGLLNALTDAPAERRC, encoded by the coding sequence ATGAGGACCGCTTCCGAAACCGACAGCACGGACGGCGTGCTCGCCGAGCAGCTGCTGCGGCTGACCCGTCGGCTCCACCGGATCCAGAAGCGCCATCTGGAACCGCTCGGCATCACCCCCGCCCAGAGCCGGCTCCTGCGCCTCGTCTCGCACTACGACGGCGAGCAGCCGCCCCGGATGGCGGACCTCGCCGCCCGCCTGGAAGTCGTGCCCCGGGCCGTGACCACGCTGGTGGACGGCCTGGAAGCCGCTGAGTGCGTGCGCCGCGCGCCCGACCCGGCGAACCGGCGCGTCATACGGATCGAGCTCACGGACACGGGCCGCGCCACGCTGCGCCGGCTGCGCAACGCGCGAACCGACGCGGCAGAGGAGATCCTGGCTCCGTTGACCGCCGAGCAGCGTGACGTGCTCGGCGGCCTGCTGAACGCTCTGACCGACGCCCCGGCGGAGCGCCGCTGCTGA